From one Drosophila subpulchrella strain 33 F10 #4 breed RU33 chromosome 3L, RU_Dsub_v1.1 Primary Assembly, whole genome shotgun sequence genomic stretch:
- the LOC119552767 gene encoding coiled-coil domain-containing protein 13: MDTLPDEYLAIPEDERLGLTKINRSSRRRHDHEAMAAAHVVVATTAVKSKPPKPEAKKLRRKLNECEQEKQSLAQSIQEKNQEIFDLKKSVDSLNDVLNSVPIDELRSNSSIASTKILELSKKNRQVRAELEQAKNRLAKKDAHIEKLEKDLRAHEEKNQHNQEVLKKGCSAEDLQAKINSMQQKLFETRNKNTELQTQLKLAQKCLQHEIGESVNINILANNLNQANWRGRAQQIITLTQKVQELKARLESYEDRVADRAEYAPVPLGSNLDLVNGSCRSHHASSERLGGGDGGASFDRFTPGVRKSEILHRAKVESLEKEIISLQAQLEEQRGKTLALKVRNKTLNEDMTKYKMRSNELEEQTDFNGVNINTMNDKLNRQRIQYESRLDDMRGELIRVTEERDLSRRQMEELSGMHLELQSVVKQKDVAMASLQDMIKKLQMDLRALSGGFLFSCREFRKEEFVGILDALEVEKNQLMLLTKTLGERLEAERTKNEAAHEQMGKLKARISRLEVKIRDLEKELDVQSDKKKRTQRMADYASSLSRTSLNGSIGSFCFENQSQFQSTTTLNSAGQPEPRIEDLKNQLELAKEKITMLTEKLEYITEEKHADAKFFEETMNNSKTIILDTIIGAREGGTLVSKSTEPTSSDITIQ; this comes from the exons ATGGACACGCTGCCGGATGAGTATTTGGCCATTCCGGAGGACGAGCGACTGGGACTGACCAAGATCAATCGTTCCTCACGTCGCCGGCATGACCATGAAGCCATGGCCGCCGCCCATGTGGTGGTGGCCACCACGGCGGTAAAGTCAAAGCCACCAAAGCCGGAGGCCAAAAAGCTGCGCAGAAAGCTTAACGAATGCGAGCAGGAGAAACAATCCCTAGCCCAATCCATTCAGGAGAAGAATCAAGAGATTTTCGACTTGAAGAAATCCGTAGATTCGCTGAATGACGTACTCAACTCGGTGCCCATAGATGAACTGCGCTCCAACTCATCCATAGCCAGCACTAAGATTCTGGAGTTGAGTAAGAAGAACCGCCAGGTGCGCGCTGAATTGGAGCAGGCAAAGAATCGGCTGGCCAAAAAGGATGCCCACATCGAGAAATTGGAAAAGGATCTACGCGCCCACGAGGAGAAGAATCAACACAATCAGGAGGTGCTGAAGAAGGGATGCTCCGCCGAAGATCTCCAGGCCAAGATCAATAGTATGCAGCAGAAGCTGTTCGAAACCCGCAACAAGAACACCGAGTTGCAGACCCAACTGAAACTGGCCCAAAAATGCCTGCAGCACGAGATCGGCGAGAGCGTCAACATCAACATCCTGGCCAATAATCTCAATCAGGCCAATTGGCGTGGTCGTGCCCAGCAGATCATCACGCTCACCCAAAAGGTGCAGGAGCTCAAGGCACGGCTGGAGTCCTATGAGGACAGGGTTGCAGATCGCGCCGAATATGCCCCAGTTCCCTTGGGCTCCAATTTAGATTTGGTGAACGGAAGTTGCCGATCCCATCATGCCAGCTCGGAGAGATTGGGTGGAGGCGATGGTGGAGCCAGCTTTGATCGCTTCACTCCGGGCGTACGAAAGAGTGAGATTCTCCACCGAGCCAAGGTGGAATCTCTGGAAAAGGAGATCATCAGCCTGCAAGCCCAACTGGAGGAGCAGCGCGGCAAGACGCTCGCCTTGAAGGTGAGGAACAAGACCCTGAACGAGGACATGACCAAGTACAAGATGCGCTCCAACGAGCTGGAGGAGCAGACCGACTTCAATGGCGTCAATATCAATACCATGAACGACAAACTGAACCGCCAGCGGATTCAGTACGAGAGCCGTTTGGACGACATGCGCGGCGAACTCATCCGGGTTACAGAGGAGCGGGATCTCTCGAGGCGCCAAATGGAGGAGCTGAGTGGTATGCATCTGGAGCTGCAGTCGGTGGTCAAGCAGAAGGATGTGGCCATGGCCAGTCTGCAGGACATGATCAAGAAACTGCAGATGGACCTGCGCGCCCTCTCCGGAGGATTCCTCTTCTCCTGTCGCGAGTTTCGAAAG GAAGAATTTGTGGGCATCCTGGATGCCCTCGAGGTGGAGAAGAACCAACTAATGCTGCTGACCAAAACCCTGGGAGAACGTCTGGAGGCGGAGCGAACCAAGAACGAGGCCGCCCATGAGCAGATGGGAAAGCTAAAGGCCCGCATCAGCCGTTTGGAGGTGAAGATTAGGGACCTGGAGAAGGAGCTCGATGTGCAGTCCGACAAGAAGAAGCGCACCCAGCGAATGGCCGACTATGCCAGTTCGCTGAGTCGTACTTCTCTTAACGGATCGATTGGTTCCTTCTGTTTCGAGAATCAGTCCCAGTTCCAGTCCACCACAACTCTGAACTCGGCAGGACAGCCTGAGCCCAGAATAGAGGATCTCAAGAATCA GCTGGAGTTGGCTAAGGAAAAGATCACCATGCTGACAGAGAAGCTGGAATATATCACCGAGGAGAAGCACGCCGATGCCAAGTTCTTCGAGGAGACCATGAACAACTCCAAGACCATAATCCTGGACACCATAATTGGTGCCCGCGAAGGAGGCACTCTTGTCAGCAAAAGTACTGAGCCAACCTCCAGCGATATCACCATCCAGTAA
- the LOC119552770 gene encoding pre-mRNA-splicing regulator female-lethal(2)D: MFYYCCCRQQFVVILVCLLYILLVLAFFVNVFIADRNMHANLMMRNGRHGLHGGGGGGVGVPPPAGMHPGHHNPYDMHGYNHYSNYHPQVDPKQQQQEMAKKTPQQQAEQDIYYYFNHVFRRRRRRRR, translated from the coding sequence ATGTTCTACTACTGCTGCTGTCGCCAGCAGTTTGTGGTGATCCTCGTCTGCCTGCTCTACATCCTGCTCGTGCTCGCCTTCTTTGTGAATGTCTTTATCGCGGATCGCAACATGCACGCGAATCTGATGATGAGGAACGGCCGGCACGGCCTTCATGGCGGAGGCGGTGGGGGAGTCGGTGTTCCTCCGCCGGCGGGCATGCATCCGGGTCACCACAATCCGTACGACATGCATGGCTACAACCACTACAGCAACTACCATCCGCAAGTGGATcccaagcagcagcagcaggagatGGCCAAGAAGACGCCGCAGCAGCAGGCCGAGCAGGACATTTACTACTATTTCAATCACGTATTCAGGcggcgacgacgacgacgacgataA